A genome region from Myripristis murdjan chromosome 16, fMyrMur1.1, whole genome shotgun sequence includes the following:
- the fam131bb gene encoding protein FAM131B — protein sequence MGCIGSRRLTADGVPVQKDGEQHGRSEFSWEGINLSMEDTTSILPRLKRNSNAYGIGALAKSSLTGVSGVSRSMKERVTKPTAMAQGRVAHMIEWQNWGMQTVGAGGVPKSRITTQERENERRLENDAYSDLSDGEKEARFAAGILQQFAISEATLLAWTSMDGESLRSGSNQGSVAHLSEVNQESITSRDQILHHSSAEVWPHTYVSQGLYCLSSSDAWEPINNEPSGVASPPAGSYVMATGTEGYDGQAAAHYLSQQQQQQQQFNFQQQTQLQQLQQIQQIQHYQQQQLLQYQQQQSLEHRLHSANHSLQATPNSTIHSLVHPTHPPLVDLWNAGQTEAYQAEAGGYMGVAAVVEPSLGVPCGDELVGTEHSPLLEQQEEEEEVKEDEVTVCMEPESATLTPPTQQGDASGGSSPGQPPAEPITEWKASDVTSGLVQTLEEKEEEEEEGPATSLATN from the exons cATGGACGTTCAGAATTTTCATGGGAAGGAATCAAT CTCTCAATGGAAGACACCACGTCAATCCTGCCTCGACTGAAGAGGAACTCTAATGCCTATGGGATCGGGGCTCTGGCTAAGTCCTCTCTGacaggtgtgtcag GGGTGAGCCGTTCCATGAAGGAAAGGGTGACAAAGCCCACAGCGATGGCCCAGGGCCGCGTAGCTCACATGATCGAATGGCAGAACTGGGGCATGCAGACAGTGGGCGCGGGGGGCGTCCCCAAGTCCCGCATCACCACCCAGGAGCGGGAAAACGAGCGGCGGCTGGAGAATGACGCCTACAGTGACCTCagtgatggagagaaggaggccCGTTTCGCTGCAG GTATCCTGCAGCAGTTTGCGATCTCCGAGGCAACGCTCCTGGCCTGGACATCCATGGATGGAGAGAGCCTGCGGTCAGGGTCAAACCAGGGCAGCGTGGCCCATCTCAGCGAGGTCAACCAGGAGAGCATCACCAGCCGAG ATCAGATATTGCACCACTCCTCAGCAGAGGTTTGGCCTCATACGTACGTCTCCCAGGGCCTTtactgcctctcctcctctgatgcCTGGGAGCCAATCAACAATGAGCCCTCCGGTGTGGCGTCTCCCCCTGCTGGCTCCTATGTTATGGCAACAGGGACGGAGGGGTACGACGGGCAGGCAGCAGCTCACTacctgtcacagcagcagcaacagcagcagcagttcaaCTTCCAACAGCAAACCCAACTACAACAGTTGCAGCAGATCCAACAAATTCAGCACTACCAGCAACAACAGCTCCTGCAGTATCAGCAACAACAG TCCCTGGAGCACAGGCTGCACAGTGCTAACCACTCTTTGCAGGCCACGCCCAACAGCACCATCCACAGTCTGGTGCATCCCACTCACCCACCATTGGTTGACCTGTGGAATGCTGGGCAGACAGAGGCCTATCAGGCGGAGGCTGGTGGCTATATGGGTGTGGCAGCAGTGGTGGAGCCAAGTCTTGGTGTCCCCTGTGGAGACGAGCTGGTGGGAACAGAGCACTCCCCGCTtttggagcagcaggaggaggaggaggaggtcaag GAGGATGAGGTGACGGTGTGCATGGAGCCTGAGTCAGCCACGTTGACTCCACCCACACAACAAGGGGATGCTTCTGGTGGCAGTAGTCCGGGGCAACCGCCAGCAGAGCCAATCACAGAGTGGAAGGCCTCAGATGTCACATCCGGCCTTGTTCAGACActagaggagaaggaagaggaggaggaggagggaccaGCAACTTCCCTGGCAACCAACTGA